In the genome of Metabacillus litoralis, the window CCACACTTAACAAAAATTGGGTTTTATTATTCATCAGAGGCAGAACGAATAAAAAAGCAACTCGTTGAACAAATAACAGAAAATCTATTATCCGAACAAAGAGATGGTTATTTTCGAGAGGATATTGATATGAAAACAGTAAGTGAAAGTTTGGTAGGATCTATTGAACGTCTTACTCTTACCTATTTATTTACTGATCAGAAAGAACCTGTTCAGCTTGCTAAGGAAATTGTTCATCTATATTTAAATGGACTTAAGGTGTAAAATTCATTGCTATTTGAAAGGTTCTGTACTTACCTTTCTGATCATAATTAATTGGAGTTGATCATAATGAAGGTTTATGAAGAAACGAAAATGGAAGAGTTAGATCAAGAGTGGGTTGAACTCATTTCCAAAGCTAGAGAAATGGGCCTTAGTACAGAAGAGATTCGTGAGTTTTTAAGTTCAAAGCAGTAATAGCTAGCATATGTAACTTATCTTTAAATTACCATACCTATTGTAACTAACGCGATGTACAAATTCTGCATCGTTTTTTTTATTGTGTAACTTTTTTGTGAAACAAGAAAATTCGGGGAGTGACAGGCACCCCCCAACAAAGTCTACTGCACTAACTCGTCTACTGATTGTTTCTCGTGAATTCGTTTAATTGCTTCACCGATTAGTGGAGCAACAGAGAGTTCAACGATTTTGTCTATTCTTTTGGATTCTGGAAGTGTAATTGAATCTGTAATAATGAGTTCTTTGATGTTTGAATTTTGAATACGTTCAATTGCCGGTCCTGATAAAACTGGATGTGTACAACATGCATACACTTCTTTTGCGCCATTTTCTGTCAGGGCGTTTGCAGCTAACGTAATGGTCCCAGCTGTGTCAATAATATCGTCGATAAGAATCGCAGTTTTTCCTTCGATGTTTCCAACAATATTCATCACTTCTACAACATTAGGTCTTGGACGTCTTTTATCAATAATGGCAATAGGAGCTTTTAGACGATCGGCCAATTTACGAGCACGTGTTACACCACCATGATCTGGTGAAACGATCACAAGATCCTCTAAATTCTTATCTTGGAAATACTGAGAAAGAATTGGAACTCCTAAAAGGTGGTCAATCGGAATGTCAAAGAACCCTTGAATTTGTGGTGCATGTAAGTCTAGAGCAATCACACGTGTTGAACCTGCTGTTTGAAGTAGGTTTGCAACAAGTTTAGCTGTAATTGGTTCCCTTGCTCTTGCTTTACGATCTTGTCTTGCATATCCATAGTATGGAATAACTAAGTTGATTGTATTTGCTGAAGCACGCTTAAGGGCATCTACCATAATAAGCAGCTCCATTAAATGTTCGTTAACTGGATCACTGATTGATTGAATGATATAAACATCACAACCACGGATACTTTCTTCAATATTTATCTGGATTTCTCCGTCACTAAAGCGAGTAACAGAACACTTTCCTAATTCGACTCCAAGGATATCACTAATTCTTTTTGATAGAGAAGGATCAGAGTTTAGTGAAAAGATTTTCAAATTAGGATCTTCATAGTGATTAAACATGTTAATGAGTAAACCTCCAATAGCCATTCTTAATTTTAAGTTAGTTTCCAATTTACTATTTTACACTAAATTTACCTAACATTAATAATTATTTATTAAAAAAAGCAGAGAATTTAATTAGAAAATCTTTGCTTTTCATCATGTTCTATTGAAGTGAACCAATTACTCTATTTTTAGAACACCGCTAACATCATTCCATTCCGCTACTTTAGCTTCTTTAAACCTTATCTTTGAGTACTTATATAACCATTCTTCTCCTGTAATTGAATCAGGTGTACCCATAAACATCTGGACTAATAATACCCCACTTTACCTTAGCTTGGTATTTGCAACAATGAAGAGACATTCCTATTTTAAAGAGAGTAAAAAAGACACATTCTTTTTGAAAAATATGTCTTCTTAAAAAAATATCCTGTATCTATTATGATGGAAAATCTTCCGCTGCAATATAAGCTTCTTTTATAATTTTAAAATGATGTAGCTCATGTCCTGCTAAAATAAAAACAAGTGCACGTGCTGTTACCTCAGAATCTAGTGCGGTACCTTTTCTTTCTAAATCCTCTAAGGTTAGTGTTTTGATAAATTGTAAAGTGCTTTGCCGAACAGCAGCAAAATCCTCTAGTAACTCTTTTACAGATCGTCTATTAAAGTCAGCGTTTTTAATGTAGGCATCTTTATCATAGATATGAAGAGACATAGCTTCCCCTCTCGCGATACAAAGAAGCGCAAAACTTAAAACACGCTCAGTATCTGAGAGATGCCCAATCACTTCCTTTATACTCCATTTGTTAGGCGCGTATTTATATAACCCTTGTGCTTCGGAAAGGTCCTTAAGTAAGTTGATTGTTTCGTTATTTTGTTGTTGTAATGATGCGAAAATGTCATCTTCAGGCACTAAGTCTACGTATTTTGCAAAGTACGTGTTATATTCATCTACAGTTGGTTTTTTGATCATATCATCTCATCCTTTCATCTGTATTTAGTTCATATTCGATGAAAAATAGCGGATTCCTTCTTTTGGAAGTTTTGTCGAAAAACTAATATTTTGTTGAAAACATCAAATAAAAGAACAAAACTAGCAAATATATTTATCAAATCTTCAAATAAAATCACAAAATTGGCGAATATATATGTAATAACTCCCAATATATATGACAAGGCACAACGAAATGTTGTGCCTGTGCACCTTATAAGCAACGCCCACTAATTTTCCTTACAATTTCCTCTTTAAAATCGTTAATAGATATACCTTCCGACTGATGATCTCCATATTTTCGGACATTCACTGTTCCATTTGCCATTTCTTGATCTCCTAAGACAAGCATATATGGAGTTTTCTTCATCTGAGCCTCCCTGATTTTGTACCCAAGTTTTTCATTGCTAGAATCAAGTTTTACTCGGACCCCCGCTTTCTTCAGCTCCGATTGAATTTGTAAGCAATAATCCATGTGTACATGTGAGACAGGAATGATTTCTACTTGTATTGGTGAGAGCCATACAGGGAATGCACCTGCAAAATGCTCAATTAATATCCCTAAGAAGCGATCGATTGATCCGAATATAGCGCGATGAATCACAACAGGACGCACTTTTTCGTTGTTTTGATTAATATAAGAAAGATCAAACTTTTCCGGCATTTGAAAATCTAGTTGAATTGTTGCACATTGATGACTTCTTTTTAAAGCATCCTTAATATGAAAATCAATTTTAGGTCCGTAAAATGCGCCATCACCCTCGTTAAGATGATAATCGACCTCCAAATCTTGAAGAACATTTTTTAAAGCTGCCTCGGAAACCTCCCATAGCTTATCATCTCCTAAAGAATCTTCTGGTCTAGTGGAGAGCTCAACAGAATACTCAAATCCAAAAGTACGATAAACCCTATCAATTAATTGAAACACCTGCTTTATCTCATCCTGAATCTGATCATCACGAACAAAAAGATGAGCATCATCTTGACAAAATGTACGAACCCGAAGAAGTCCATTTAATGCACCGCTGAACTCATGGCGATGAACTTGACCGAATTCAGCCATTCGAATCGGTAAATCTCGATATGAGTAAAGATTATTTTTGAAAATAAGCATATGACCAGGGCAATTCATTGGTTTTAAGGCAAATTTAGTTGAATCAACCTCCGAAAAATACATATTTTCATGATAATGATCCCAGTGACCTGATTTTTCCCATAGTTGTTGATTCATCATAAAAGGAGTACGAACCTCGTCATAGTAGGCTTCATTCTGAAGTTCTCGCGAAAACCTTTCTAGTTCATTTCGAATGATCTGGCCATTTCGTAAATAAAACGGCATTCCAGGAGCTTCCTCTGAGAACATAAACAGCTCTAGTTGTTTTCCTAGCTTTCGATGATCTCGTTTTGCTGCTTCTTCTAAGTAATAGAGATAATCTTTTAAGTCATTTTTCTTTTTAAATGCCACACCATAAACTCGCTGAAGCACATCATTTTCGCTATCTCCTCTCCAGTAAGCACCGGATACACGAGTTAAATGAAATGCTTTTATAAAACCAGTTGATGGAAGATGTGGACCTCGACAAAGATCAATGAATTCACCTTGTTGGTATAGTGACAGCTTTTCATTTTTCGGAATATCTTTTAAAATCTCTAATTTGTAGCTCTCACCTTTTTCTGAAAAAAGCTTTTCCGCTTCATCATAAGAAACTTCGATTCGTTTAATCTCTAGGTTTTCTTTGATGATGTTTTCCATCTCTTTTTCAATCTTTTCTAAATCATTTGATGTTAAGCTAAGCTCCTCCAGATTCATATCATAATAAAAACCATCTTCAATCACTGGACCAATCCCTAATTTCACAGCTCCATATATTCTTTTCACCGCTTGAGCTAATACATGGGCTGTTGAGTGCCTTAGAATTTGCAAACCTTCTTCAGAATCAAGAGTTACAATAGAAACCTTTGCATCTTGTTCAAGCTTGTAGCTGTGATCAACCAAATGACCATTCACTTTCCCTGCTACCGCATTCTTTTTCAAACTAGGGCTAATTGATTCAGCCAGCATACTAACTGAGATCCCTTTTTGATATTCTTTTATGTTCCCATCTGGTAATTCAATTTTTACTACATTCATTTGACAAAACACTCCTTTACTATAATAAAAAGCACACTCATCCCTAGATAAGGGACGAGTGTGCTTAATAACCCGTGGTTCCACCCAATTTCCCATAAGCAATTAAACTTATGGCTTTGGTGCTGTAACGTAGCATGGACGATATCAGATACTGCTTTTCCCTGATATAGCTCAGAGGTGGTAAATGATTTTCCTAAGTTAGGAAGGTCACAGCATTTCCTTCCCTCTCTGGAAACCGTAAAAATCATTCATGTCCTCGTCACTGCTTTTTTCTATTTTAAAAAAAAAACGCACTCATCCCTACTAACAAGGGACGAGTGCGTTTTGCTCGTGGTTCCACCCAATTTCCCATAAGCAAAAAACACTTATGGCTTTGGAGCTGTAACGTAGCCTAGACGATATCAGATACTTATGTTCCCTGATATAGCTCAAAGGTGGTAAATGATCTTCCTAAGTTAGGGAGTCGCAGCATATCTCCCCTCTCTGAAAACCGTAAATATCATTCATGTCCTTTTCATAGCATTGTATATTTGTGAAAAATAAAAAACACACCCATCCCTATACAAGGGACGAGTGTGTTATAACCCGTGGTTCCACCCAATTTCCCACAAGCAATAAACTTATGGCTTTGGTGCTGTAACGTAGCATATACGGCATTGGATACTATTTTCCCCAATACAGCTCAAAGGTGGTAAACTACTTTACTGCGTTAGGAAGCTCTCAGCATATCTTCCCTCTCTGGAAACCGTTTAAAGTAACTCATGTCCTTATCATTGCGTTCAAAAGTAAAATTCGTATTTGATTGATTTTGATACTACAATAAAATGGAAAGAAATGCAATAACTTATTTTTAATTTTTTGCTAGTTAAAATTAGGTCTAGAATAGATCTTGACGGTCAAAAAACAATCCTGTTATTCTAGGTCCATTGCTTGACAACTACATATTACAAGTTTATAGCGGAGGTTTTCTTTTGAAAGATCTATTTAATAGCTTGTCTTCTAGACAAATCAGCTTTTATACTCTTTTACTATTTTTCTTTATTGTGTCAGTATTTTTTGTCCACAATAACTACTCTTTTTATGATCGACCTATTGCTAAAATTACGGAAACCCGTTTAGTCGAAGCAACAGAGACAGTCGATCTTCACGAAAATGTGGATAAGCTTTTTACTCAGGATATAGAAGCAGTGATTAAAAACGGAGAACATAAAGGAGAAGGAATTTCCTTAACAAATGAGTATTCATTATCAGGAGCGTTTGATTCACAATACGAAGCTGGGGATGAATTGTTTGTTTCGATTGATACAGAGGAAAGCGCAACTTTAACCGGAACGATAAAAGATGTAAAGCGTGATAAATATGTTGTGATCATAGCCTGGGTTTTCATCTTTACTCTGCTTATTGTCGGGAAAAAACAAGGGCTTTTTTCGATCATTAGTTTGGCGGTCAACGCCGTTTTGTTATCGTATGCATTGGATGTGTATATGCATACATCAGGAATTAGTTTGCTAGTCGTTTGCGGCATAAGTGCGATTCTGTTTACAATCATTTCTTTACTACTCGTGAATGGCTTTAACGGTAAAACATATGCAGCTATTATTTCAACCATACTTGGAACGTTTATTTCTCTTTTGATTGCGATTATTGTCATGTGGCTAACAGCTGAAGAAGGTCTTCGATATGAAGAAATGCAATTTTTAACTCGACCTCCTCAAACCGTTTTTATAGCAGGAGTATTAATTGGATCATTAGGAGCGGTTATGGATGTTGCCATTACCATGTCTTCATCTGTATATGGTTTGTATGAAGAAAATAATCACATCTCGATAGGAGCACTAAAAAAGTCAGGAATGGATATCGGAAAAGATATTATGGGGACAATGACAAATATTTTGTTTTTCGCCTATGTAAGCGGTGCGATTCCTATGTTAATTTTATTTTTTAAAAACTCATCACCATTGTCGTATACCTTATCTATTAATCTTTCTTTGGAATTAGCTCGAGCTCTAGCTGGTGGAATTGGTATTGTTTTAACGATTCCGATCGGTCTCTATACTTCTATATTGTTCATTAACCGAAAGAAGAGGATAAGATCATGAATGTATTAGTTTGTTTAGCCGCTATATTATTTTTATTAATGATTCTTATAGGTGGAAAAAAAGGGGCCCGTTCTTTTATAGCTTTATTTTTAAATTTTAGTGTGCTCTTTTTAGCTACTCTTTTTATGACAGATCCAAATGCAGATCCTATATTATTAACATTAATCGCTAGTACAATCATTAGTTGCATTACCCTGTTTTTTATCAATGAAGTTAACAAGAAAACGAAAACAGCTTTTCTTTCAACAATCATTACGTTAGCTACTCTTCTGTTTTTTATTATCATCGTGACAGAACATACTATGACACAAGGCTTTGGTGAAGAAGAAATCGAGGAGCTTAGTATCTTTTCTATGTATATTGGAGTAGACTTTGTGAAAATCGGTGCATCCATGATCATCATGAGTACAATTGGTGCTATAACTGATGTTGCAATTTCGATTTCGTCTCCCATGCGTGAAATTTTACTTCATAATCCAAACATTAGTAGAAGCTCATTGTATAAATTTGGACTAAGCATTGGGAGAGACATTCTAGGAACAAACACAAACACATTATTTTTTGCTTTTTTTGGAGGATATTTAGGGTTACTTATATGGTTTAAAGATTTAAATTATTCTTTCGGGGAAATTGTTAATTCAAAGGTATTTAGCGCAGAGATGATTACCATTCTTTGTGCAGGAATTGGAATTGCCTTAATTATTCCAATCACATCATGGATTACTGCTTATTTTTATATTAAATCAAGGGATCAATAGGCGAAATAATCAAAACTATAAGACAACCAGCTAAACAATTACCATATTTTCGACATTGTTCGACAAAATGTTTTAGACTATAATAAGGTTAAGACATTAGTGTTACCTTTCGAGATTTTATATCTCTGTTATAAAAAATGCCCTTCCTTTTGGATGGGCATTTTCTATATTCTCTCATACACATGATAATAATAAGTATACGGGTTTTGGTCATCCTTTATCCCTTTTTCAACAGATACTTCCTTCCATTCCTTTTCATTTACTTCCGGAAAAAATGTATCACCTTCAAAGGAATGATGGATTTTAGTGATATACATTTTCTCCACATAAGGTAAAAACAGTTTATAAATCTGTTCTCCCCCAAAAATAAATAGTTCTTTTTCTTGTTTACATAATTCAAAAACTTCTTCTATGGAATGAACAATCTCACAGCCTTCAAAAGAAAAGTCTTTGTCTCTAGTTAAAATAATATTTCTTCTATGAGGTAAAGCTCTACCGATTGACTCAAAGTTTTTTCTGCCTAATATAATCGAATGCCCTTTTGTTACATTTTTCACATATTCCCAGTCTCGTGGAATTCTCCAAGGAATGTCATTTTTATAGCCGATCACTCTATTCTGATCCATCGCGACGATTAAAGAAACTTTCAAAGCTTACCCTCCTATTTTATTTCGAATGTCACATTTAATGTCTTTATAACTTTGGAAACTTGTAAGTCATCCTTCATATCATCTAGGGAGTGCCATTTAACTTCTGAGAGTGTTTGTTTCTTACCAGCTTCGGGATCAAAACCAAGAGAAGGTATACGATCATTTACTGTACGAACTAAGTAACATCTTTCCTCTCCGTGACTATAGGTGCCGACAAATAAACATCTCTCTATTTCTACATCCAAATTCACTTCTTCTTTTACCTCACGAATGACCGCTTCCTCAAACGTTTCCCCTTCTTCTACTCCACCTCCAGGTAATGTCCAAAACGTTTTATCGGGATAAACCTCTTTAACCATTAAAATGTGGTCATCCTTTATAATAGCTGCACATGATCTTTTTCTATTCATTGTTTTCACCTCTAGATTTTCTTTCTTAATTCTATAAGGTATAAAGATAAATTTGATATTTTTGGCATTTATTTTATTTAACATGAAATTCACTAGAAAATTCAAGAAATATAAAGTAGGATAAACATATCAAACGTTACGAGAATTAGTACAGATAAGGTTACGGAGAGTGAAATAGAATTGAAAACATTAACAGTTGAAAATTTAGTCAAACAATTTTCATTAAAAGTCTTAACTGGAGTTCACAACTTACAGCAACCTATTTCCCAACCAAGATCACACCGCCCAGGCTTGGAGTTTGTTGGTCATTTTGACTTTTTTCCAACTGAACGTGTTCAAATTCTTGGAAGAAAAGAGATTAACTATTTGCATAAGCTAAGCATAGAGGAACGTCAAATGCGAATTGGTAATATTGTTAAATACCATCCACCCTGTTTTATTGTAACAGCTCGACCAGAAGGCTTAACATATTTGACTCAATATTGCATTGAAGAAAACATCCCCTTGTTATGCACAAACGAGCCAGAAACGACTTCAGAATTTATGATGAAGCTTGATTCATACATGGTAAAAGCACTTGCCGAGGAAATTGCCGTACACGGCGTATGCGTGAATGTATATGGAATGGGCATTTTAATCCGTGGTAAATCAGGTGTTGGGAAAAGTGAAACAGCACACACGTTGATCGGTAAAGGTCATCGACTTGTAGCTGATGATATTGTTGTCTTAAAAAAGCTTAGTCCCCGAACCATTCTAGGAACTCATGATGAAAAGACAAAGGAATTTCTCTCATTACGTAGCATCGGGCTCTTAAATGTTGTTCGCTTATACGGTAGAAAGGCATTTCAAGATGAAACTCGAATCGCACTTGATATTGAATTGAAAAAATGGGAAAAAAATTCACTTAATAATGAATTAGAGCATGAACAGACTTTTACTGATTATATGGGTGTTAAAGTTCCACACGTTGAAATCCAGCTTCAGCCAGGTCGGGATGTAGCAGGATTAATTGAGGCTGCTGCAAACAATTGGCTCTTAAAGCAACAAGGGTACAGTGCAGCTGAAGAATTTATGAAACGTTTAGAATCAGAATTTAATTGAATTGTATAAAAAAGGTAGGCACAAACTAGTAAAAGTAGTTTGTGCCTACCTTTTACTTTTATAGATTTAGATTGTGAATCGATGTTTTTAATGTCTCCAAAGGATTCATAATCTTTGTCGAGGTCTTATTCTCAACCTGCTCTGCGGCCTCAACCATGGATAATTGAGCAACAGATAGTACTCTATTGTTTTCACTTAGTTGCTCTAAACCCTCAACTATTTTTTGATGATATTCTTCTTTTAAACCATTCATAATCAAGTTAAATGAGTTTTCAATCACTGCAACTTCTATATCAATTGATTTTTGATGAGCTGTAGCATATTGATAAAGTCTTGACATTGTTCCTTCAACAGTTGCTGGATTTGAGAAAACAATCGTTTGTGGTTCTTTCATCTGACAAAGAGATTCAAAAAATGGTTCATCAATCTTAATAACTGGAACTGTTGTTGTTAATACCGCTTCCTCAAGAAGAGCTATGTAGTTTGTACATGTTATTAAGATCGCATCCACCTGACAGTTCGCAACCCATTCAATTTGCTCCCTCACCTTAGCTTGAGCATCTGCTCTTGATAAGGAATGACCAGCTTGTATACAGTGCATTAATCCGGGGTCAACAAAATGAAGAAACTCTAGATCAGAAGGTGAAAATACTTTTTCAAGATAATTTATATTTGAATAATGCGCGTGTATACAGCCAATTTTTTTCACAACGATTCTCCCTTTGATTCTATGAATTTTTTGTTGCTTTTAACAATAGGGCTTCTCCGAGAAATGATTCAACTTTATTATGTTGAATGGTTATACGAAATTTATTTTTCACCTTTTGCTTACAATTTATAATATATTCATTTAGTGCTTCTTTATTGTCCTGTGACATTTTCATTCGATCACACCAACTGTCAAATTCAAATTTTTTCTCAAATCGGAATAATTCTTGTATTTCAAAACCTTCTTGTTCTAACATATTTATCCACTCTGTTTTCTTCCACGCACGAAAATGACTATAATCTCTTATTTTTTCAATCTTATTATAAAAGTGATCATATTCATTCCCTTCAGGTGCAACATTGTCATCAAGAAGGAACTTACCGTTAGCTTTTAAAACCCGGTGAACTTCACTAACAAACTGTTGGACGTTTGGGAAGTGGTGTGGAGCAATACGGCAAGTAACCAGATCGAATGAATGATCTTGAAAAGGAAGCTTTTCTGCATCACCTTCAACAAAGACAACATTTGAATAACCATTTCCCTTGATAAACGTTTCAGCAGCCGTTAGCATTTCAGGTGTTAAATCCACAGCTGTTACTTTGTGGACAAGAGGCGCAAAAGCGTTTGCTGTATGTCCTCCTCCAGTTGCGACATCAAGGACATGTTCAACCCCTGTCACACGAGCTATTTCCACTAATTTTTGTAAATCTGCTCCCTTGCGATGACCACTACTTTTTACATACTCATCAGCACTTCGCCCAAATTGCTTTTGAACATCTTTTTTAATATCCATTCCGTCTCCCCCATTCATTTGTCAGTAAGTTTATATCTCTACTTTTATTATAATAAAAAAGGTAGATAAGAAAATGTTGATTGTTTTATGAAATGCAATAAGGGTAACTTATAGATTGGGAAAGAATGAAGCTAAAATAGGCTGTATTTTCCTCACAATAGAACATACTAACAACAAAAGGAGTGATAAAAATGACAAACAATCCAAATAAAGGCTCATTGTCTGCAGGATATGCTGCAGACAAATCTCAGGCACAAAACTACAACGAGGAAATTAGCATGGAGATCTTAGCAAAACAAGCTCTTGATCAAACAATCAAAGAAGGCGGTGCCTTCGCACGAGAAAATTCTGATCAATTTAAACAATAAGGAAGCGGTTATTTTAAGGGTGCCTTTCTTGTGGGTTTCTTGGCGAAGGAACTGGCACCTATATCCTCTTAGTTGGCTGGTGGGATCGTTACATGTCTCGATATGCTTTGTATCGAGACAGTTTGTTGGTGGGAGAGTTAATTTGTGTCCCGATTGAGCGGGTATTGAGACAGAAATCAGTTGCAAGGGCTAAGTTGTGTCCCGATAAAGCGAGTATCGAGACAGAAATCTGGTGTAAGAGCAAAGATGTGTCTCGATTAAGCGTGTATCGAGACATAAATCAGCTGTAAGAGTTAATATGTGTCCCGGTAAAGCGAGAATCGAGACATAAATCAGCTGCAAGAGCCAAACTTGTGTCCCGATAAAGCGTGTATCGAGACATAAATCAGCAGTAAGAGCAAAGATGTGTCCCGATTAGGCCAGAATCGAGACAGAAATCAGCTGTAAGAGTTAATATGTGTCCCGATAAAGCAAGAATCGAGACAGAAATCAGCAGTAAGAGCAAAGATGTGTCCCGATTAGGCCAGAATCGAGACATAAATCAGCTATAAGAGCAAAGATGTGTCCCGATAAAGCGTGTATCGAGACATAAATCAGCAGAAAGAGCAAAGATGTGTCCCGATTAGGCCAGAATCGAGACAGAAATCAGCAGAAAGAGCAAAGATGTGTCCCGATAAAGCGTGTATCGAGACATAAATCAGCTGTAAGAGCAAAGATGTGTCCCAATAAAGCGTGTATCGAGACAGAAATCAGCAGAAAGAGCAAAGATGTGTCTCGATAAAGCGTGTATCGAGACAGAAATCAGCTGTAGGAGTTAATATGTGTCCCGATAAAGCGAGAATCGAGACAGAAATCAGCAGAAAGAGCAAAGATGTGTCCAGATAACGCGGGTATCGAGACAAAAATCAGCTGCAAGGGCTAAGTTGTGTCCCGATAAAGCGAGAATCGAGACAAAAATCAGCAGAAAGAGCAAAGATGTGTCCAGATAACGCGGTAATCGAGACAAAAATCAGCAGAAAGAGCAAAGATGTGTCCAGATAACGCGGGTATCGAGACAAAAATCAGCTGTAAAAGCAATTTTGCGTCCCGATAAAGCGAGAATTGAGACAAAAATCAGCTGCAAACGCAAACTTGTGTCCCCCATTAACTCAAAATCGAGACAAAAGTTCTGCTCTGTACCCCATTTCAGCAAACTAAGCCAATCAACCCCCTAACTCCTGGTCCGTGCCGGTTACAACTAATCCCTCAAAGCTTCCTTCAAAACACCTATCGCATTTATTACTTCTTCCATATTTCGCTTACTATTCATATTGTTCCTAGCATGAAGAAGAACCGGTCTAACCGACTCGACAGAACTCATAGCGTGGAACCATCCATGTGTGAAAATGGTGAGTTGTATCTTCGTTATAAAAATAATAAACATGCTCTATTCCTAATGTTTCTCTTTGAGCCTTTCTGATTTTGGATAAAACAGTGATATAATCGATTCTTTCTTCCTCGGTTAATTCATCTAAGCACTTAATATGTCGCTTAGATGCCAAAATGACTAATCCTTTTATCGGGTAGGCAACATCTTGATGTGCATGAAAGAATTCTGTTTCAATCACAATACCGCCCTCAGGCTCAATTAATCCACTTGTTAAGGCACAACTTAAGCATTCAACTTCTACGGTGTTTCCGTTGGATAGAGTTATTTTTCTCATTGTGTTCTCCCTCTAAGTTAAATGATCTTCTATGTACATACCACAAGTAAATATATAACAAGCCTCCCATTAAATAAACATCTTTTTCGAAAATCATTCCTCCCAAAAATACAAACATAAGCCCCCTCTTTTCTTATCCAAACAAAACAATATCATTGAAAGAACAAACTAAATCTGGTACGATTTAATCGCACACGATTTATATATACGAGGAGGAAATCAAGATGAACACAGTATTTGATTTCACAGTTAAAAAACCAAACGGTGACACAAAATCTTTAAGTGATTATGAAGGAAAACCTTTACTT includes:
- the hprK gene encoding HPr(Ser) kinase/phosphatase, producing the protein MKTLTVENLVKQFSLKVLTGVHNLQQPISQPRSHRPGLEFVGHFDFFPTERVQILGRKEINYLHKLSIEERQMRIGNIVKYHPPCFIVTARPEGLTYLTQYCIEENIPLLCTNEPETTSEFMMKLDSYMVKALAEEIAVHGVCVNVYGMGILIRGKSGVGKSETAHTLIGKGHRLVADDIVVLKKLSPRTILGTHDEKTKEFLSLRSIGLLNVVRLYGRKAFQDETRIALDIELKKWEKNSLNNELEHEQTFTDYMGVKVPHVEIQLQPGRDVAGLIEAAANNWLLKQQGYSAAEEFMKRLESEFN
- a CDS encoding class I SAM-dependent methyltransferase; the protein is MDIKKDVQKQFGRSADEYVKSSGHRKGADLQKLVEIARVTGVEHVLDVATGGGHTANAFAPLVHKVTAVDLTPEMLTAAETFIKGNGYSNVVFVEGDAEKLPFQDHSFDLVTCRIAPHHFPNVQQFVSEVHRVLKANGKFLLDDNVAPEGNEYDHFYNKIEKIRDYSHFRAWKKTEWINMLEQEGFEIQELFRFEKKFEFDSWCDRMKMSQDNKEALNEYIINCKQKVKNKFRITIQHNKVESFLGEALLLKATKNS